TATTTAAGCTCGTTGATTGTCAACATTATACATAAGTTAACAAGATCAAATGGAAGGACCCCATGGTTAGGTGGTCATGATCTTAACAAGAACAAGCTGGACTATTACTATTTTATCATAGCTGGTTTTGGGGTTTTGAATAtgatttattttacatttattgCTTCTAAATATGTTGCTCCGGCGAAAGTCATCGCGGTGGAGAAGGAGTTGAGAACGGTTGAAGCTGGTGGCAGTGGAAGAAACCTGTCTGGGGGACACCGTgaattatgaagaaaaaaaagaaaaaggaagagtGTATATTTGTTACTTATGGTTTATATTTCTTAGAATGAGAGACTTTTGTAATTTATGTTTTCATTATTGAACCCAAAGTtgtttatcaatatatataatgaatttaaACGTAAACAAAATCAATGTGATCTGGTCATCATTTATAAATAagataattttatatatgaaattgaacctgataaaatgaagtataaaGGAATAATAGAAAAGAAACTTTAAttaactagaaaacatgttaaagATGTAAGgagaaaaaataagtaaaaaaaaatgaaaatggaaaacaatagaaaaatatttataagtttttcattaaaagttaaaaaacattgttttctgttttcataGAAAATTTTCTTGGAATAGAATGCgattttgtttttgatgtttttatagaaactttaagtatttttatatttacaactaaagttttgttttagttactttttgccacataacttttagtttttaagCTTCCTCCatcaaatgtttttttctttcttatttttaccgTTAGGTATTGCTTGAATAACTAACGGTTGTTATAAAAGGATATTTAATGCagttttttttcaagttttttcaagtttaagtttgttaagttttctaatatttgtcacataactttgtGTTTATTAAGTCCTTTACTACATAAGTTTTGGTTTCTTAATTTTGTtaccaaaattttattttcgtaCTTTTAACCAcaacttttgttttcttaacttttgccacgCAAATTTCGttttcggcttaatgttttaacttttgttaCTACGGTTTTGTTTTTAACCCGAGACAACGCCCGGGTAAAAATACTAGTTATATActtaggcctctccttataaggAACCGTTTCTAACCTacgtctaacactattcatcagtttctctctcttctagACACACCAAGACACACCCTTCCTTATAACCCCCACTTCTAACACcattcatccattattatattattttattttatttttcacaaaactaaacaaacacatttatttataattaaaacacattttattattaaaaaacacattacaacacttaaaaaaaacataaaacacattacatttatttgaaaacttaaaattaaactaaaaaacataaattgtgaAAAATCACATTATTAGGAAAGAAAGAACTACGCATCAACGTTGACGGTCGCGTTCTAggaggttccaaacatgttcAATCAGAGCATTGCCGAGTTCATGATGTGTAACATTCgagaaatttgacttttgttgacccaTTAGTTTTGTGTACATTTGATTAATAATGATCATTTACTCTATATATGATCGAGTTTGGCTATGATTTAATTGTGTTCAAGGTGaatatgcatttatatatataatgatcgtTTTTTTTAGTCAAGTTGTGTTTACATGATATTCAAGGTGTTTTATGAGATCGAATGGTCGTTAATGTAACGGTCGATTGCAAACTTGTGGTGTAACTAGATTGATTATATAAATGAACTATCCATGGGTCAACCCATATCCTAGACCcatacccatgacccaaccaaaGTCTTACACCTCTCTCCCtctcattcattcattttcctTATCTCTTTTGCTCTCTTAAATGCAAGAGCATTTAACTCTCTTGCACTCTCCTCCTTCTCTCTAAaattaatacatcaaattaaatgtttcagtcaagattttgttagggttattcatctatatcatcatcttatcaacatatcaaaaatttgggTTTATAAGTGCAAGAAATCATCCAATTCGGGTCAATTTCGGGTTTGACACTTtggtggaagatttggtaagtaaaactatctcatattcaccatttcatgtttataatcatgtttctagtcatattcaagtgtttttgggtcaagaatcaagtcaaAAATGAATTTGGGTCAAACTAGGGTTCCATTAGGGTTGAAATGGGTTAAGGATCGATTTGAGCAAGATTTGGTGTTATCGATCGAGTTTGtgatgtgggttatgttcatttatgtttaagtttgagTCTTGAAGCTTCTCCTAGTCGATGGTTAGGTCAAAATGAgtttttagttggaaatttGGGGTTTATGCCCGTCACTGGGAGCACGGCCTCTGAGAGGCTTAGCACGGCCTCTGCAAGGCTGAGCACGACCTTTGTTCTGCACAAATACCCTGCTCCACCGTCCTCACCGGATACTTTTTCACTTCCCGCTTCGTTCCATATTCAATCGACTTGTAACTTCATGGGAAGTCTTATAACATCATTctaaggtcaacaaaattgtTTAAACTCaaatctaaacactttgatttttatgTCGATTTTTGGTGCTAAGTCGTTAAAACGTATTTGACCAAAACTCTTACTTTGTATCCAAACATCATAGAGTCACTTCTAACGTACCTATGGTGATTGTGGCATTGTATAACTACTTATACCATATCGTTAGGATACCTTGTGATGCTATGATGTTGATGTAATAGGTTTGTGATCGTTGTGCTCTCCGTTCACCCACTTAAATCTCTTTCTAGCGACTTCTAAAGCTAAGGTGTTCATAGCCTCTTTTCTTTAcatgattttggggtgaaaagtgtacatcgTGTTTCATGGCTTTGTTTAATcgttatgtgtttgtttatgtaagtaatcaaggttatatgattgtttggcttgtttatcaaggttatgtactcgtttgaattgtgaatcaaggttgtatgaatGTTtcgctagtttatcaaggttatgtgctcgtttgaattgtgaatcaaggttgtatgattgtttgactagtttatcaaggttatgtgctTGTTTGAATTGTGAATGAAGGTTGTGTGATTGTATATGTTCATATCGAGGTTATGAGGTTCATTAAATGAttcaatcaaggtttcaaggcttggtgatcgtttaacgatcctaattatgagatcatttaatggctcaatcaaggtttcaaggttgtgtgatcgtttatcgatccaattcaaggttttatgatcatttaatgatctaattatgttcgtatcaaggttaaacggttgttatcccgacacttgtttcttatagtcaaaacccacgaactcaccaactttatgttgacgctttttagtacgcttttcaggtaatcaagtgaatcaaagacgtgatggatgattgcattgcatgtgataggattgagcttggactttTGTGGATCCGTGATCCATTGCACCCGTTTATAGGTTATGCCTAGGATCGTTAGCCATCATTTGGActatctcttttgtaaactattgatggtgttgtgctcctTGTGTATTATTTGATCCGTAACTTGTATATGTActtgaattatgtatggattACTCAATCCTTGAATGCAGTTAGcacctctacttaatttccatgtcacgcTGAGATTTTCTACTAATGCCCTAagtttccgccttgttggggtgttacagaatggtatcagagccgtggttatagagaattaggtgcAATGACCTAGACTATAACCATTGCATAAACACTTCATATTTAGCTTGCTTGATAGGAAATTATGTGTGCAATGTGAATTGTTTGGAATGTGTGGAATTGTTTGATCAGAGTTCGTAGGGTTTTGATAAACTTATTGATGATCGTAATAGTGTCGGGATACACCGTTAGTTGTTGGATCATTGTGATGAATGTTGGTGTGTGGAATATTGGAACCATTTGTCATTTGTCCCTAGCAAAGTGAAACGATGGCATAGGCGGAAGTATGACATTCGGTAATCATAGAGGAGCCTGATCAACGAATCCATGATTACCCTAAGTCATATGGAAATTAATGATCTCGTAGATTGCGCATTGCGGATAAGGCATAGTAGGTAACCCGGTGTGTCTAATgagtgttggttaggtggagggttagccgttgGTACACCttgtatacatacccgaccaatacTTAGAAGACATAACGGAACCGAGTTCTGACATCCATTCAATATATTAACGgcgtggagggttagccgctggtacaccctgtatacatacaccttTAATGTAGTGAATGTTGAAGTTAGATTCAGACTATGCTTAACCCGCCTTGTTATGACTTGACCCCCCTTGATATGATATTAATTGATTTGTGATTATATTGTTGATTGTGAACTGTGTGATCGTTGAAGCCTTAGATTATTGCCATGTTAATATCCCCGTAGAGGTAATTATATTTGTGCAATGATTTAAAAGGACTTGATGTAGAAATTGTGTGTTACTTGAAGGTCGATTTTGATATCCGTGTGTGAACTGTGGAACTTAACTTGTTAATCTAACACGTGTGTTCAGGAAAGATGGTTAGACCAAAGAGAGCTAACACTAACTATAGGCGTCAAAACGAGCAAGAAGAGCCAATTGTTCAAGAGAATGAAGGTGAAATCGTGGCGGAAGAGGTGGTAGAGGCGGTAGGGGCAATCGTGGAGGTCGTGGTGGCCGAGGTGGCCGGGGTGGTGCCAAACCCCCGGTAAGAACCAAGGTTATCACTCAAGCTCTCAATGAGCTTATGCCGGAACTTGTGGCCCGAATCTCGGCGGCCATGGATAGGAATGAACAAGAAGAACCGAAAGATGAAGCGGTTCATATTGAAAATGAGAATGAGAATGAGAATGCGAATGGGGAAGATGTTTATGTTCAACAAAAAAACAACAATGCTTATCGTCAAGGTTGCATTTTTAAAGACTTCAAGGCTTGTAGAGCTGTGGAGTGGAAAGGTGAAGGTGGAGCCACCGGTTGTTTAGAGTGGCTAGAGAAGATTGAATCCGTGATCCCTAGAAGTGGATGCACTCTTGATCAAAGAGTCTCACACGCCACTGGCATGTTAAGTGGTGATCCACTTGAATGGTGGAACCTTGAAACAGACTCCTTGGGGATCGATCTTGCTAACTCCATTCCTTGGGAGAATTTCAAACAAATGATCATTGCTAAGTATTGTCCACCCTATGAAATGAGGAATTTGGAGGAAGAATTTACTAAGCTCACTATGAAGGGAGCCGATCATGTGGGGTACACTCGCCGATTTGGCCAACTTTCTAGACTCATACCCCATCTAGTTAAACCCGAAGATCGAAAGGTGGAGAAGTATGTTGTCGGTTTTCCCCATAAGGTGAGGGTGCTTGTTACTCACCCTACCATGCCACTAACTATTAATGAAGCTATCACCCGAACCGCTAGTGTCACCATGGAGCTTGTGAAGGGTGGTGAGCTAGGATAGAATGAAAACAAGAGGAAAGATGTGCCCGAGTCTAGTGGCacaaaaaagatgaaagaaaccACCAAAAGAGGCCATCAAGAGGTGGAAAAGTGTTTGCAGCGGTCGTTCCGGCAAGGGAGGCTAGGGCTATTCCTTTATGCCCTCGGTGTAATCGTCATCATAGGGCTCACACTCGGTGTGATGCTTGCTTTCATTGTAATCAAGTGGGTCATATTTCAAGGATGTGTCCTACCAACCCTCGTGCCGCTCCTTTGAATCCTATGCCTCTCAATGTTCGATATCCTCCTATGGCCCGGGGTACTTGTTACGAGTGTGGTAGCCAAGACCACTACCGTAATAGGTGTCCCAACCTCATTGGCCAACAAGTTCAAGTGACCGTGCACCCGAATCAATTGCAAATTGCCGGTCCCAATCAAAATCGAGGACAAGGTCAACAACAACAAGCtcctcaacaacaacaactagtACCACGTGGAAGAGCTTTTGCCATGAATGCGACCGAGGCTCGTGTCGATCCCAATGTTGTagcaggtacttttcttctcaATCACCAATATGCTACCGTGTTATTTGATTCCGGGGCCGATTATAGCCTCATTTCCAATGATTTTATTCCGTTGATCGATGCTAGTCTTAGCCCGTTGTCTTATCACCTTGAACTCGAAATGGTAAATGGTGGATTGTCTAGAATTAGTCAAGTTGTTCGTGATTGTGTGCTAGAATTATGTGACCACCCGTTTTACATAGATTTGATGCCTTTTGATATCGATAGTTTTGATGTAATCgtgggtatggattggttgtcGGCTATGAATGCGATGATCGATTGTGGTAGTAGGGTTGTGAGAATACCATTGGAAAGCGGGGAAGAATTGGTGGTCCAAGGTGAGACAACCGAGCCATGGGAAGGGAAAGTGTATAGTGCAAATGTTACTAAAATTGAGTTAAAAACCGTGCCCGTAGTTAAAGACTTTGCGGATGTATTCCCGGATGACCTACCGGGTTTGCCTCCATCTCGTGAACTTGATTTCCGTATCGATCTCATTCCAAATGCTTCTTATACCGATCTCATTCCAAATGCTttttatgatcatttaatgatctaattatgttcgtatcaaggttaaacggttgttatcccgacacttgtttcttatagtcaaaacccACGAACTCACCATCTTTATGTTGACGCTTTTTAGTacgcttttcaggtaatcaagtgaatcaaagacgtgatggatgattgcattgcatgtgataggattgagcttggactttTGTGGATCCGTGATCCATTGCACCTGTTTatgggttatgcctaggatcgttagccatcatttggactatctcttttgtaaactattgatggtgttgtgctcctTGTGTATTATTCGATCCGTAACTTGTATATGTActtgaattatgtatggattACTCAATCCTTGAAGGCATTAAGcacctctacttaatttccatgtcacgcTGAGCTTTTCTACTAATGCCCAAagtttccgccttgttggggtgttacatgatGAGTCCTTCTATCGCGCACCTCCCCGTACATACGAAGCTGTGTTGAACACCTTTCAGTCCACGTACTAGTTGGGAGGACAGTATTAGCTATCAACTCCTCTTCAAACTGTGTGATTGCGCGCCTGTTATCTTTAACGATCATGTTGTGCAGAATCACACAACATAATATGATATATTTTGTTCACACTATAGGCCTGGGCTTGTTGCTCAACAATCTGCCAACGACCTTGAAGAACCCCAGATGCTCTCTCGACATCCTTCCTTGCAGCTTCTTGGAATTTCTTGAACTTGGTGGTTTTCGGGTCCATCCGGCATTTGAAAGACTTCACAAGAGTGACCCATTCAGTATACATACCATCTGCTAGGTAATATGCTTTTCCAAACTGGTGGCCATTAATCAAAAACTCTACTTTAGGAGCCCTGTCATGCCagatccacaaatcatatgaagcaaccgcttcaagcatgattgtAGGATGGCCCTTGTTGCCTCGCGTGTACTGCCCTTGCCATGCCATCGGACAGTTCCTCCACCCCCAATGCACACGATCTATGCTACCAAGTATACCCGAAAAACCATGAACCTGCTCATGTTTAACAGTTAACCGCTCGATATCTGCTTCTGTTGGCCTTCTCAAGTACTCGCGTTGATACAGCTGCCATACAGGTGTATCACACACTTGCAGAAAGCGTCTAAACACTGGTACCCCATATCTTGCGCCATTTGCAAGTACTCGTCCAAAGCATCAGCCTTATAGCTATACGCTAACTGGCGTATTGCGGAAGtacatttctgaaaattgttAAAACCGGGGCGACCAGAAGCATCCGTCGCCCCTTTGTGGAAAACTGAAAGTGCTAGCGGTTGAACGCTGTTAAAGGAGTGTATATCTCGCGCTATGCGGATAAACATTTCCTTTCGCATTCTAAACCTTCTACGAAACATGTCAGGTGGGTAAGTGCAGTTAGGCGCAAAGTAATGATCGTATAATAGTTTTGCAGCACCAAGGTGATCTCTATTGATCACCCTTCTAGTCAACTTGGGTGCTGAAGAACTTGAAGCTGCTTGGCTCTCGTTTTCTTCTTCGTCAAAAATAACATTAAGACAAGCGCTTATTGCCCCGGGATTGAAAACTGCATTCATTTATGAAACAACTCGATTGATTGATTCGTATTCGGTTGATTCATAATCAGAGCTAGAGGAGGATGATGCTGATGAATTAGACATTTGTTTGGGGTGGTTTGTGCTTGAGATGGTTTAAGATAGATAgaaatatgtatatttgataGTGTGAAATAAAAGGATAGTGTGATAGTGGTATATAtaggagaagaaaaagaaaaaaaatacaaaattcaaCAAAACTAGCCGTTGTatttgaaaacttttgaaaaaatctttttttttattggcaaCGGAAACAAGACAAGAAAGACCCACAATCTACACTTCTTGTTGCGTTCAATTTTGGAAGCGTTGCCCGCTAGACGCAACGATGCTAGTAGCGTCGAACGGGTCTTGCGCGTCGGATGGCCTTCAGACGCAACGCCGATGTCCTATATAAGGACCGGCCTTAGGACTATAGTTACCACACAGAAAAATGTCGTATATAAGGTTAGAGAAAAGTTTGATATCTTAGAGAAAAATGAAGTTATACAGTCAACCACTCCTTTGTGATAACaacattaaacattaaattaaaagggAATCGTATATCAACGTTGAACTTGATCACAAATATACATCTTACAAAATTGAACTTTTCTATCAATGAAGGagaagtttttaattaaatattttcttCTATTCATTACATATTACGGATATTAGTATATTACTTCGACCAATATATAGATTGTAAATTATGTGTTCCATGTCCAATATCCTTTCTTTATAAAGTTACAAATTTAAGGGATTAAAAAGTTAATAGTCCAAGCCTTAATTTTAACGTGTTTTATTGTGCTAAGTGAGTTTATTTTTTGTGAGATGAGTAATAactgatttaaaaaaataataatttaagatCAGAGGAATTTCCTATCAATCCACACTTTAATATTATTTCCAATAAGGAAGGAAAACCATATCTTGTAACTTGTTTCATTTTTCTagtgataaaaataaaacacaacaaTATATACGTCAATATCTTGCTCCAACAACTATCATATATGCTCAAAAATGACTGCCATTTTAGTATAATTATATTTCCTTTTCATGATGATGTCGATCAATCATAGCATAAGAtgatagtcatatatatatatattattaaacaaaataataacataCATGTTAATGTAATCTTAAAagcatttttaatatattcagCAAACGATATATGAATTTTACAAGGTCTATCTCTCAATCTCTACCTTTAACTGTCGGATATTTGATGGGTTTTGTACATCGAGAAAAATAAATGAGACTTTAACAGCTGGAAATATATGATGATGGATTGATGGCTTAAAGGTAGATTCTTTGGAAAAAATGGAGTTAGTCAAAATGAAATTTGGCTTGGAAAAGATGGTGCTTGGGCGGGTAAGAAGATGACATACAAATGTTTCAAGTGTAATACGGAGTAAATGGGAAGGGATATCCTAAAATTATAGTTAGGATAATTTTAAGGAATCTTTTCTCGTAATAAGAATAGGTACTCATAGATGCATTTAAAAGTTACATACTCATATTATACGTTTTTTTAACTAAGTAGTCCTTAAAAGAATCCGTGTAAAACCAAATATTGTTACAACTTTTATTAggaaatattttcattttattatgtttatctcaagatcagtggtgGATCAAGAGATTTAAACAAGGGTGTACacaattaaataatttttttttaatataatgtaGTTTAATAGatgggatttgctaactagtatCCTTAGTGCATCAGTTAAGTAGCATTTAATGAAGTTCAACCTttctaaaatatgaaaatatgtattaattattcatttaaaaatagaaattgttatgttaaattaatacacattaaatataatttttgattaataaggaaataacaagttcattaaatgtttcttaactaatgcactaggggcactagttttagagtttttttgtttttttatttttttttgcatttgAGCATTTAGCTGTTTTTCTAGTCATACATATTGTGCAAATCACTTACCACGTCATTTACAACTATTATTATACTCAATAAATCCTAAGAGTAATCATTAAAAGATGTTAAAAAGGAAAATCAAACGATAAAAGAACATTGAGCTTAAAAGcactttttagaaaaataatgaGTAACACTTAAAAAGACTTTCTATACAAGGAGTTTATGAAGAGTGATTTAATAagattttgtaataaaaaataagaaaaagatgataAGTTTCAATTCCAGTAGGGAAATAGATAGGAATACATACATTAGCTTAAACTTTATTGACCGGGATGTCAGATTCTAAATAAGCTTTGTTTTTGAGGATATGTAGTTATGCACTTAGtagtaaaattataaaaataaacataaaaaatatttttttttgccattGTATAGGAACTAAACAGGATATGCAATTGCATACCCCCTCTACAATACATGCATCTGCCACTGCTCAAGATGACgagttagttttaatttattgttacaGATTAAATGAGATTAATTTCTACGTTTATGGTTAACTCCAACTAAAAATTCGAATTTGAAACTTCTTTTGAagtaacaataaaataaaatttgtatttagATTAATTTTTGAA
The Erigeron canadensis isolate Cc75 chromosome 2, C_canadensis_v1, whole genome shotgun sequence DNA segment above includes these coding regions:
- the LOC122588285 gene encoding uncharacterized protein LOC122588285, whose protein sequence is MNAVFNPGAISACLNVIFDEEENESQAASSSSAPKLTRRVINRDHLGAAKLLYDHYFAPNCTYPPDMFRRRFRMRKEMFIRIARDIHSFNSVQPLALSVFHKGATDASGRPGFNNFQKCTSAIRQLAYSYKADALDEYLQMAQDMGPTEADIERLTVKHEQVHGFSGILGSIDRVHWGWRNCPMAWQGQYTRGNKGHPTIMLEAVASYDLWIWHDRAPKVEFLINGHQFGKAYYLADGMYTEWVTLVKSFKCRMDPKTTKFKKFQEAARKDVERASGVLQGRWQIVEQQAQAYSVNKIYHIMLCDSAQHDR